In one window of Ruminococcus albus AD2013 DNA:
- a CDS encoding aminopeptidase → MAEKKKSAAEDLAEKILSKPKNGFLRTEDKEVEAINSYNEGYKKFLNTAKTEREATEEIVKQAENAGFKAYERGKKYKSGDKFYFVNRGKAVILTVMGKKDISEGIRLAAAHIDSPRLDLKQNPLYEDKEIAYFKTHYYGGIKKYQWPTVPLSLHGVIIKADGTTVKVRIGEDEGDPVFCISDILPHLAESQYKRPAPKLITGEELNIIVGSRPFKDDKISNKVKLNIMAILNEKYGIVENDFISAELEAVPAFKAVDVGFDRSLVGSYGQDDRVCAYSSLQAVLELKKPEYTCMTVLTDKEETGSDGNTGLNSSYLPYFISDLAEVYGANGRNVMSKSECLSADVNAAVDPTFIEPFEIRNCSQLNYGVVATKFTGARGKSGTSDASAEFVGRIRRLFDKNGIIWQTGELGKVDAGGGGTVAQYIANLDLDVIDVGVPVLSMHAPFEITSKLDNYMAYKAFKVFFEDK, encoded by the coding sequence ATGGCAGAAAAGAAAAAGTCGGCAGCAGAGGACCTTGCAGAAAAGATCCTCTCAAAGCCCAAAAACGGATTTCTTAGAACTGAAGACAAAGAGGTCGAAGCAATCAACAGCTACAACGAGGGCTACAAAAAGTTCCTCAACACTGCAAAGACCGAACGCGAGGCAACCGAGGAGATAGTTAAGCAGGCTGAGAATGCAGGCTTCAAGGCTTATGAGCGCGGCAAGAAGTACAAATCCGGTGATAAGTTCTACTTTGTTAACAGGGGCAAGGCTGTTATACTCACCGTTATGGGCAAAAAGGATATTTCCGAAGGTATAAGACTGGCAGCTGCTCATATAGATTCCCCCAGACTTGATCTGAAGCAGAATCCCCTCTATGAGGACAAGGAGATCGCATACTTCAAGACACACTACTACGGCGGTATCAAGAAGTATCAGTGGCCGACAGTTCCTCTGTCTCTCCATGGTGTAATAATCAAGGCTGACGGCACTACCGTAAAAGTACGCATTGGCGAGGACGAGGGCGACCCTGTGTTCTGCATAAGCGATATACTTCCACATCTGGCTGAATCACAGTACAAGAGACCTGCACCTAAGCTAATCACAGGCGAAGAACTGAATATCATCGTAGGTTCAAGACCCTTTAAGGACGACAAAATATCCAACAAGGTAAAGCTGAATATAATGGCAATACTGAACGAAAAGTACGGTATAGTTGAAAACGACTTTATCTCCGCTGAACTTGAAGCTGTACCCGCTTTCAAGGCTGTTGACGTTGGATTTGACAGAAGTCTTGTGGGCTCATACGGTCAGGACGACAGAGTTTGCGCTTATTCTTCTCTTCAGGCTGTTCTGGAGCTCAAAAAGCCCGAATACACCTGCATGACAGTTCTCACCGACAAGGAAGAAACAGGCAGCGACGGCAATACAGGTCTGAACAGCTCATATCTGCCCTATTTTATCAGCGATCTTGCTGAAGTATACGGTGCAAACGGCAGAAATGTAATGAGCAAATCCGAGTGCCTTTCCGCTGACGTTAATGCTGCTGTTGACCCCACATTCATCGAGCCTTTCGAGATACGCAACTGCTCTCAGCTGAACTACGGCGTAGTAGCAACTAAGTTCACAGGTGCAAGAGGCAAGTCCGGCACATCTGATGCTTCTGCTGAATTTGTCGGCAGGATCAGAAGACTCTTCGATAAGAACGGCATAATCTGGCAGACAGGCGAGCTTGGTAAAGTCGATGCAGGCGGCGGCGGAACTGTTGCACAGTATATCGCAAACCTCGACCTTGACGTTATCGATGTTGGTGTTCCTGTACTTTCGATGCACGCACCGTTTGAGATAACCTCAAAACTGGATAACTACATGGCTTACAAGGCATTCAAGGTATTCTTTGAGGACAAATAA
- a CDS encoding alpha/beta fold hydrolase produces MQNYGTKAKVGDTEINIYTEGSGDVTLVFMAGSGVGCPGLEYKPLYRRLSYNYKIAVIEKAGYGLSGDATTERTAENLVEESRAALKALDILPPYVLVPHSYSGFEAIWWANTYPNEVKAVLGLDMGFPNMMKAQAAQIPHEKKKAMVEKSRALMKKIAKRGLLDKLLRNRTVNASNLLNGNELTDEEKKTYEEVYYRNIASEAVFEESILAEENAAKAESTGYLKCPAFFAVSNMRSPVKSLTWQQAAKDYAAKCNGEVHLFDEGHMMYAFIPDKLASMFSDFLEKTL; encoded by the coding sequence ATGCAAAATTACGGGACAAAGGCAAAGGTCGGAGATACTGAAATAAACATCTATACTGAGGGCAGTGGAGATGTTACCCTTGTGTTCATGGCTGGTTCGGGTGTGGGTTGTCCAGGCCTGGAATATAAACCTTTATATCGTAGGCTTTCCTACAATTACAAGATAGCTGTTATCGAAAAAGCGGGCTACGGTCTCAGCGGCGATGCTACTACCGAGAGAACGGCTGAAAATCTTGTCGAGGAAAGTCGTGCCGCTTTGAAAGCGCTGGATATACTGCCTCCCTATGTGCTGGTACCCCATTCCTATTCGGGCTTTGAAGCTATATGGTGGGCGAACACCTATCCCAATGAAGTTAAAGCTGTGCTTGGACTGGATATGGGCTTCCCTAACATGATGAAAGCTCAGGCGGCACAGATACCTCACGAGAAGAAAAAGGCAATGGTTGAAAAATCAAGAGCACTTATGAAGAAAATAGCCAAGCGCGGCTTGCTTGATAAACTGCTGAGGAACAGGACAGTAAATGCATCTAATCTTCTTAACGGAAACGAACTTACCGATGAAGAGAAAAAGACCTACGAAGAGGTATATTATCGAAACATCGCCAGTGAAGCTGTCTTTGAAGAATCTATACTAGCGGAAGAAAATGCTGCTAAAGCCGAAAGTACAGGCTATCTGAAATGCCCTGCCTTCTTTGCGGTAAGCAATATGCGCTCCCCTGTTAAGTCACTGACATGGCAGCAGGCTGCAAAAGATTATGCTGCTAAGTGTAACGGCGAGGTTCATCTGTTTGACGAAGGTCACATGATGTATGCTTTCATTCCCGATAAACTTGCTTCGATGTTCTCCGATTTTCTTGAAAAAACTTTATAG
- a CDS encoding VOC family protein — MHLDGFGLFVKDMSAMIRFYRDVLGFEIKESENTENVYLLKDGTLFLLYGRKDFERMTNRQYSFAKGINGHSEIALYVDTFEEVDTEFDRTVKLGARPVLEPTTEPWGQRTCYIADPEGNLIEIGSFGKPFER, encoded by the coding sequence ATGCACCTTGACGGTTTCGGTCTGTTCGTCAAAGATATGTCTGCGATGATAAGGTTCTATCGTGACGTTCTCGGGTTTGAGATAAAGGAATCGGAGAACACGGAAAATGTATATCTTCTCAAAGACGGCACGTTATTCCTGCTTTACGGACGTAAGGATTTTGAACGAATGACCAACAGGCAGTACAGCTTTGCCAAAGGGATTAACGGACATTCGGAGATAGCGCTGTATGTTGATACTTTTGAAGAAGTCGATACCGAATTTGATAGAACGGTAAAACTAGGTGCCAGACCTGTTCTTGAACCTACCACAGAACCCTGGGGACAGCGCACCTGCTATATTGCAGACCCCGAAGGAAATCTGATAGAGATAGGGTCATTCGGAAAACCCTTTGAACGATAA
- the prfA gene encoding peptide chain release factor 1: MFDKLRALEDKFNEINERLMQPEVVNDSKLYTELMIEYRNLEPVVETLREYDKAKAEFDEAVEMSADSSLDADMKDMVQEQYAESKAAMARLEDELKILLLPKDPNDDRNVIIEIRGGAGGEEAALFANSLYRMYSMYAAQKGWQIEVMSANETELGGYKEITFTVSGQGAYSRLKYESGVHRVQRVPETESQGRVHTSTVTVAVLPEAEEVELELNEERDIRMEVFRSSGAGGQHINKTSSAVRLIHIPTGTVVECQNERSQFQNREKALKMLRSKLYDEKVRAQEDEIASNRRSQVGTGDRSEKIRTYNFPESRISDHRIKLTLYKLEQILNGNLDEVIDALATADQAAKLAAQEEE, encoded by the coding sequence ATGTTTGATAAATTAAGAGCACTTGAAGATAAATTCAACGAGATAAACGAAAGACTAATGCAGCCCGAAGTAGTCAACGATTCAAAGCTGTACACCGAACTTATGATCGAGTACAGAAATCTCGAACCTGTTGTTGAAACACTTCGCGAGTATGATAAAGCAAAGGCTGAATTCGATGAAGCAGTGGAAATGTCCGCTGACAGCAGCCTTGACGCTGATATGAAAGACATGGTTCAGGAGCAGTATGCCGAATCAAAGGCTGCTATGGCAAGACTAGAAGATGAGCTTAAAATACTTCTTCTGCCCAAGGATCCCAACGATGACAGAAACGTTATCATAGAGATAAGAGGCGGTGCAGGCGGCGAAGAAGCTGCTCTGTTTGCAAATTCCCTGTACCGTATGTACTCTATGTATGCAGCACAGAAAGGCTGGCAGATAGAGGTAATGAGCGCCAACGAAACAGAACTTGGAGGTTACAAGGAAATAACCTTTACAGTATCGGGACAGGGCGCTTATTCAAGACTTAAATACGAAAGCGGCGTACACCGCGTACAGCGTGTGCCAGAGACCGAATCTCAGGGTCGAGTACACACATCTACTGTTACTGTTGCTGTACTCCCCGAAGCTGAGGAAGTTGAGCTGGAGCTGAACGAGGAGAGGGACATCAGAATGGAAGTATTCCGTTCCTCCGGCGCAGGCGGACAGCACATCAATAAAACTTCATCAGCTGTAAGACTTATCCACATCCCCACGGGAACAGTTGTGGAATGTCAGAACGAGAGATCACAGTTCCAGAACAGGGAGAAGGCTCTGAAAATGCTGCGTTCAAAACTGTATGACGAAAAAGTCAGGGCGCAGGAAGACGAGATCGCTTCAAACAGGCGTTCTCAAGTCGGTACGGGCGATAGATCGGAGAAGATCAGAACCTACAACTTCCCCGAAAGCCGTATATCAGATCACCGCATAAAGCTGACGCTATACAAGCTGGAGCAAATACTAAACGGAAATCTCGATGAAGTCATAGATGCACTTGCGACTGCAGATCAGGCAGCAAAGCTGGCGGCACAGGAAGAGGAATAA
- a CDS encoding lytic transglycosylase domain-containing protein yields MAAKTTRRASATKRNRKKKNSARDWIAVVLGIAFALGILLLTIFLLKRGVNQGLEDINQKAEKYVPHGFTYPTDYEEYVIKYCKEYHVDPVLVFSVIKVESSFKPDATSDVGARGLMQLMEDAYDWVKFRLDDDSESFEDMYDPETNIKYGAYYLSFLMDRYDGSIDLTAAAYHCGMGQVDSWLEDGTISAEKFDVKDIPKENDQTSHYVNKINEAYSAYKKILSERGLDSIFEEPSSAEETESAEEQESEAYDDYYDETYEDYNDTEYIY; encoded by the coding sequence TTGGCAGCAAAAACAACTAGAAGAGCTTCGGCTACAAAAAGAAACAGAAAAAAGAAAAACTCCGCACGCGACTGGATAGCAGTTGTATTAGGCATAGCATTTGCTTTAGGTATACTTCTTCTGACAATATTCCTGCTGAAAAGGGGTGTCAACCAAGGACTTGAAGATATCAATCAAAAAGCGGAGAAATATGTTCCTCATGGATTTACGTACCCGACAGATTATGAAGAATACGTCATCAAATACTGTAAAGAATATCATGTTGACCCTGTTCTTGTGTTCTCGGTGATAAAGGTTGAGAGCAGTTTCAAGCCTGACGCGACTTCCGACGTGGGTGCAAGAGGCCTTATGCAGCTGATGGAAGATGCCTACGACTGGGTCAAGTTCAGGCTGGACGATGACAGCGAAAGCTTTGAGGATATGTATGACCCCGAAACAAATATAAAATACGGAGCATATTATCTCAGCTTTCTTATGGACAGATATGATGGTTCCATAGACCTTACAGCGGCGGCTTATCACTGCGGTATGGGTCAGGTGGACAGCTGGCTTGAGGACGGTACTATCAGCGCAGAGAAATTTGATGTTAAAGATATCCCAAAAGAAAACGACCAGACTTCACATTACGTGAATAAGATAAATGAGGCTTATTCGGCTTACAAGAAGATACTCTCCGAACGCGGATTGGACAGCATATTTGAAGAACCGTCATCGGCTGAGGAAACAGAATCCGCAGAAGAGCAAGAGTCGGAAGCATACGATGACTATTACGACGAAACTTACGAAGACTACAACGATACAGAATATATATATTAA
- a CDS encoding leucine-rich repeat domain-containing protein, which translates to MVEIENGILINFEDKECEFYEVPEGVTEIDEAAFCGAHNLKRVKLPNTLKKIGDSAFMWSGLTEMYIPANVEEICDSAFQGCKCLEKVTIENGLVTIDQNAFFECIKLKEILLPVSLKTIGNAAFRNCERLERAVISEGTETLGNGAFLNCPNLKTLSLPSTLSEIEPAALAGCSLLDDLILSNENPYFTISDGMLFDKDLTKLVYCSACKDSGVIPEGVEEICDYAFAGCTKLKNITLPKSLKKISSYSFRNTNLLTDVYLPDGVEVDGDPEFADDTCIHLNGSRGEMTFYPRETPYNECFMLVFDRDFSIMFDHKPKYALIFRMYFAGIEGAAEYVKKNFAKMIGMAIENSDVDTVRKVLELREMVTKRNVKRLIEKAEYCEPIHDLLTEYAKTL; encoded by the coding sequence GTGGTCGAGATTGAGAACGGAATACTGATAAACTTCGAGGATAAAGAGTGTGAGTTTTACGAAGTTCCCGAAGGTGTTACAGAGATAGATGAAGCTGCATTCTGCGGTGCTCATAACTTAAAGCGGGTAAAGTTGCCGAATACCCTTAAAAAGATAGGCGACAGTGCGTTTATGTGGTCCGGGCTTACCGAGATGTATATCCCTGCAAATGTCGAGGAGATATGCGATAGTGCTTTTCAGGGCTGTAAGTGTCTTGAAAAGGTGACGATCGAAAATGGTCTCGTTACTATTGATCAAAATGCGTTTTTTGAATGTATCAAGCTGAAAGAGATCCTGCTTCCTGTCAGCCTTAAAACCATAGGCAACGCCGCTTTCAGAAATTGCGAGAGACTTGAACGTGCAGTCATAAGCGAGGGCACGGAAACTCTCGGTAATGGTGCATTTCTAAACTGCCCTAATCTGAAAACATTGTCGCTTCCCTCAACACTCAGTGAGATAGAACCTGCTGCGCTTGCCGGGTGCAGTTTGCTGGATGATTTGATTTTGAGTAATGAAAATCCATATTTCACTATTTCAGATGGTATGCTTTTTGATAAGGACCTGACCAAACTGGTATACTGTTCTGCCTGCAAGGACAGCGGTGTTATCCCGGAAGGCGTTGAAGAGATATGCGACTATGCTTTTGCTGGCTGCACAAAGCTGAAAAACATCACTCTCCCGAAAAGTCTGAAAAAGATAAGCAGTTACTCCTTTAGAAACACCAATCTTCTTACGGACGTTTATCTACCCGACGGCGTTGAGGTCGATGGTGATCCAGAGTTTGCTGATGATACCTGCATACACCTTAACGGCAGCCGCGGCGAGATGACATTCTACCCGCGCGAAACACCATATAACGAGTGTTTTATGCTTGTGTTTGATCGTGATTTCAGCATCATGTTTGACCATAAGCCAAAGTACGCGCTGATATTCCGTATGTACTTTGCGGGCATCGAGGGTGCAGCAGAGTATGTCAAGAAGAATTTTGCAAAGATGATAGGCATGGCTATCGAAAATTCTGATGTTGATACTGTCAGAAAAGTTCTCGAACTCAGAGAGATGGTCACAAAGCGAAATGTAAAGCGTCTTATTGAAAAAGCGGAATACTGTGAGCCGATACATGATCTGCTCACCGAATATGCCAAGACCCTATAA
- a CDS encoding diaminopimelate decarboxylase, translated as MKKPFITKEKAEEIIKAYPTPFHIYDEKGIRENARNLYKAFSWNKGYKEFFAVKATPNPYILQILKEEGCGVDCSSMTELMLSECCGFKGEDIMFSSNVTPAEEYVKAKEMGAFINLDDFTHIDFLDKLCGIPETICCRYNPGGTFSISTKIMDNPGDAKYGFTHEQIIEGFKILKEKGAKYFGIHAFLASNTVTNEYYPKLARILFELAVEIKEKVGIEFKFINLSGGVGIAYEPDKPQNDIFAIGEGVHKAFDEILVPAGMGDVAIFTELGRYMLAPYGHLVTTVKHFKHTYKEYAGVDACACNLMRPAMYGAYHHITVLGKEDKPCDHKYDVTGSLCENNDKFAIDRMLPELEIGDILVIHDAGAHGFSMGYNYNGRLRSAELLLKEDGDVQLIRRAETPADYFSTFDFTGIVDKYLNK; from the coding sequence ATGAAGAAACCGTTTATCACAAAAGAAAAGGCAGAGGAGATAATCAAAGCATATCCTACTCCTTTCCATATTTATGACGAAAAGGGCATACGCGAAAATGCCCGTAATCTCTATAAAGCATTCAGCTGGAACAAGGGTTATAAGGAGTTCTTTGCTGTTAAGGCTACTCCCAATCCCTATATCCTCCAGATACTGAAAGAAGAGGGCTGCGGTGTTGACTGTTCTTCCATGACAGAGCTTATGCTCAGCGAGTGCTGTGGATTCAAGGGTGAGGATATAATGTTCTCGTCAAACGTTACCCCCGCTGAAGAGTATGTAAAGGCAAAGGAGATGGGCGCTTTCATCAATCTTGATGATTTCACTCACATCGATTTCCTTGACAAGCTCTGCGGTATCCCCGAGACCATCTGCTGCCGTTACAACCCCGGCGGAACTTTCTCCATATCCACAAAGATAATGGATAACCCCGGCGATGCTAAGTACGGCTTCACCCACGAGCAGATAATCGAAGGCTTCAAGATCCTTAAAGAAAAAGGTGCAAAGTACTTCGGCATCCACGCTTTCTTGGCATCAAACACTGTTACCAACGAGTATTATCCCAAGCTTGCGCGTATCTTGTTCGAGCTGGCAGTTGAGATCAAGGAAAAAGTCGGCATCGAGTTCAAGTTCATAAACCTTTCGGGCGGTGTTGGTATTGCTTATGAGCCCGACAAGCCTCAGAACGATATATTTGCTATCGGCGAGGGCGTTCACAAGGCATTTGATGAGATACTCGTTCCCGCAGGTATGGGCGATGTTGCTATATTCACCGAGCTTGGCAGATATATGCTTGCTCCCTATGGTCATCTGGTTACAACTGTTAAACACTTTAAGCACACCTACAAGGAGTATGCAGGTGTTGACGCTTGTGCCTGCAACCTTATGCGTCCTGCTATGTATGGTGCATACCACCATATCACAGTTCTCGGCAAAGAGGACAAGCCCTGCGACCACAAGTACGATGTAACAGGCAGCCTTTGCGAAAACAACGACAAGTTCGCCATCGACAGAATGCTCCCTGAGCTTGAGATAGGCGATATCCTCGTTATTCATGATGCGGGCGCACATGGCTTCTCCATGGGCTATAACTACAACGGCAGACTTCGTTCAGCTGAGCTCCTTCTGAAGGAGGACGGCGATGTTCAGCTGATAAGACGTGCAGAGACTCCTGCAGATTATTTCAGCACTTTTGATTTCACAGGTATAGTTGACAAGTATCTGAATAAGTAA
- a CDS encoding L-threonylcarbamoyladenylate synthase — protein MFETKLLGTDENSINTAAELIRAGEVVGIPTETVYGLGANAFDEDAVRKIFAAKGRPADNPLIVHISSFDEIEPLVTEIPALAEKCAKKFWAGPLTMIMPKSDRIPLVTSGGLDTVGIRMPSNTTARAIIKASGCPIAAPSANLSGSPSPTTAQHVFKDMNGRIPAIVDGGACGVGVESTVISFENDGIRLLRPGFISVEDLKEVTENVLVDKGVLEMLGEGAKVRSPGMKYKHYAPKAEVTIIDGSSEQFNTFCRENASADDVLMVFTEEDARELSQRKTILGSTDEEQAQHLFDALRGFDDMGAKKVWARCPRKTGVGLAVYNRLLRAAAFRVIHL, from the coding sequence ATGTTTGAAACTAAGCTTCTGGGTACAGACGAAAACTCAATAAACACCGCCGCAGAACTTATCAGAGCAGGCGAAGTTGTGGGTATACCCACGGAAACAGTCTACGGGCTGGGTGCAAACGCTTTTGACGAAGATGCAGTCCGCAAGATATTCGCGGCAAAGGGCAGACCAGCCGACAACCCTTTGATAGTACATATTAGTTCATTTGATGAGATCGAGCCTCTTGTAACTGAGATACCCGCGCTTGCCGAAAAATGTGCGAAAAAGTTCTGGGCAGGACCGCTGACGATGATAATGCCGAAATCCGACAGGATACCGTTAGTGACAAGCGGCGGGCTTGACACGGTAGGGATAAGAATGCCATCAAATACTACGGCACGCGCTATAATCAAGGCAAGCGGATGTCCTATAGCGGCACCGTCGGCAAATCTTTCGGGCAGTCCCTCCCCTACTACGGCACAACACGTTTTCAAAGATATGAACGGACGTATACCCGCCATAGTTGACGGTGGTGCGTGTGGTGTGGGCGTTGAAAGCACGGTAATCAGCTTTGAGAACGACGGTATCAGGCTTCTGCGTCCCGGTTTCATCTCGGTGGAGGACTTGAAAGAAGTCACCGAGAATGTTCTAGTCGATAAGGGCGTACTTGAAATGCTTGGAGAGGGTGCAAAAGTCCGCAGCCCGGGAATGAAGTACAAGCACTACGCACCAAAAGCCGAGGTAACTATCATCGATGGCAGCAGTGAACAGTTCAATACCTTTTGCAGAGAAAATGCAAGTGCTGACGATGTGCTGATGGTATTCACCGAAGAAGACGCACGGGAACTTTCCCAGAGAAAAACTATCCTCGGCTCCACAGATGAAGAACAGGCACAGCACCTTTTTGATGCCCTGCGTGGTTTTGACGATATGGGAGCAAAAAAGGTATGGGCAAGGTGCCCTCGTAAAACCGGTGTGGGTCTGGCAGTTTACAACAGGCTTTTAAGAGCGGCTGCTTTCAGGGTGATACACCTATGA
- a CDS encoding zinc ribbon domain-containing protein, which yields MFCTNCGKNIPDGSVFCPECGKPTSAQAAQQQMYGQQPIYGQPAVAAPISGGAAAITQKVERVPTRLIAKIAFLAALVCFLFPFMSVSCDASTAASMAGEKGDYSFEIVYNGYNLIFPSTISEKNIKTGSGFDQREKSSTADSGENYGSKEGTNPWLIITAICCIAGSVILFLKRDKLFTLISAGCSLVSLICLIIFRANFTSRYISDGKTDLEGLGNYLKVNTKFGYVLCILMVILALISTLVSYLVEKPKSPQNFY from the coding sequence ATGTTTTGTACAAATTGCGGTAAAAATATTCCCGACGGATCGGTATTCTGTCCCGAGTGCGGTAAACCAACTAGCGCACAAGCTGCACAGCAGCAAATGTATGGCCAGCAGCCCATATACGGTCAGCCTGCAGTGGCAGCTCCTATTTCAGGCGGAGCAGCTGCTATCACTCAGAAAGTTGAAAGAGTCCCGACCAGACTAATCGCAAAGATAGCTTTTCTGGCTGCGCTGGTATGTTTCCTGTTCCCATTCATGTCAGTATCATGTGATGCTTCTACCGCTGCAAGTATGGCAGGTGAAAAAGGTGATTACAGCTTTGAGATCGTATACAATGGTTACAATCTCATATTCCCGTCTACAATAAGCGAAAAGAACATAAAAACAGGTTCGGGATTTGATCAGAGAGAAAAATCGAGCACAGCTGATTCCGGTGAAAATTACGGTTCGAAAGAAGGCACAAATCCCTGGCTGATAATAACTGCAATTTGCTGTATCGCAGGCAGCGTGATACTGTTCCTGAAAAGAGACAAGCTGTTCACACTGATATCCGCAGGCTGTTCGCTGGTCAGCTTAATATGTCTTATCATATTCAGAGCAAACTTTACCAGCAGATACATTTCCGATGGCAAGACCGATCTGGAAGGTCTTGGAAATTATCTGAAAGTTAATACAAAATTCGGATATGTCCTATGTATACTGATGGTGATATTGGCTCTGATCTCCACTCTGGTATCTTATCTTGTTGAAAAACCAAAAAGTCCACAAAACTTTTATTAA
- the coaE gene encoding dephospho-CoA kinase (Dephospho-CoA kinase (CoaE) performs the final step in coenzyme A biosynthesis.) → MSVVIGLTGQSGAGKTLVSKVFKENGFGVINCDIAAREVTEAGSECNRELAKIFPECFDDDLVLDRRALGRIVFSDREKLDILNTVIFRYIDKLLDKKIAQYSIDYEYVVLDAPTLYEAGADKKCNVIVSVTADEEIRLRRITVRDGLDEASVRNRFASQHSQRFFEENSDFVIKNNGETEDAVEQTKEIIDKIKEGKIGSKNN, encoded by the coding sequence ATGAGTGTGGTTATAGGTCTAACGGGACAGAGCGGCGCAGGCAAAACTCTGGTGTCGAAAGTGTTCAAGGAAAACGGCTTCGGAGTAATAAACTGTGATATAGCAGCAAGAGAAGTCACCGAAGCAGGCAGCGAGTGCAACCGTGAGCTTGCGAAGATCTTCCCCGAGTGTTTTGACGATGATCTTGTTCTTGACAGGCGTGCGCTGGGTCGGATAGTTTTCTCGGACAGAGAAAAGCTGGATATCCTCAACACTGTGATATTCAGGTACATCGACAAACTTCTTGATAAAAAGATAGCGCAGTACAGCATAGACTATGAATATGTTGTTCTTGATGCACCCACATTATATGAAGCAGGTGCCGACAAAAAATGCAATGTGATAGTATCGGTGACAGCCGATGAGGAAATACGGCTCAGGCGGATCACTGTCCGCGATGGTCTGGATGAAGCAAGTGTCAGAAACAGATTTGCTTCACAGCACAGTCAGAGATTTTTTGAAGAGAATAGCGACTTCGTGATAAAAAACAACGGTGAAACCGAAGATGCTGTAGAACAGACAAAGGAAATAATAGACAAAATAAAGGAAGGTAAAATTGGCAGCAAAAACAACTAG
- a CDS encoding DUF951 domain-containing protein, with protein sequence MDIIKGDRLVMKKKHPCGSNEMMVLRSGMDFKLRCVGCGREFMIPRSKAEKNVKSVIREAET encoded by the coding sequence ATGGATATCATCAAGGGCGACAGGCTTGTTATGAAGAAAAAACACCCCTGCGGCAGCAATGAGATGATGGTGCTGCGCTCGGGTATGGATTTCAAGCTTCGCTGTGTCGGCTGCGGACGGGAATTTATGATACCACGCAGTAAAGCTGAAAAGAATGTAAAGTCCGTTATCCGCGAGGCAGAAACTTAG